From the Candidatus Eremiobacterota bacterium genome, the window GGCGATGAGTATCTCTTGCCATACTCCTGCAAATGCAGGTGCTTCTGCCCGTCGTGCAGTCAGCGGCGAGCCCTCGAGCTTGGAGAATCCCTTACAGAAGAAATCATAGATGCTCAAGTGCCGATAAGAACCAGCACGTTTACTATTCCCAAGATGCTGCGCATTTATTTCATGTTTGACCATAAGCTCTACCCCAGGCTCTGCCAATGCGCCTTCGAGACGGTAAAAGAGCTTTTCCAGGCAGCTCTCGGCCGTGAGGATGTGGTTCCGGGAATGGTCATCGGCATCCACACCTGGGGAAGTTTCGTCAACACTCACCCGCACCTCCACGGCATGCTCTGCCAGGGCTGCTATGATAAAGAAGGCAATTTCCACCCACTCCCTGATGCTTTTGACGAAAAGAAGTCGGAAAAGCTCTTCATGCACAAGGTCTTCAAGATGCTTTTAGTAGAAGACAAAATCAACGAATCAGTCATCGAGAACCTTATGAGCTGGCATAACTCAGGGTTTAACGTGCATTTCAGCGATGTGCTTTATCCTGATGACCGGGAGAACAGGGAGAAAGCGGCACGATACCTGGTTCGTGCGCCCATATCCTTGAGCAAAATGAGCTATAAGCGTGACGAAGGGAAGGTCGTCTATGGAAATCAGGGCGGTGAGAAGAGAGTATTCGAAGCCCTGGACTTCCTGGCACTTGTATCTTCTCATATCCCGGACAGGTTCGAAAATCGTATTCTCTACTACGGCTATTGGTCGAAGAAATCCCGGGGCCTTCGTAAAAAGAGGGAGGAAGAGTTATCCGCCAAAGAGCTCACTGTAGCGGAGCCTTCGCTCTCCTCAAGAATCTGCCGCAGGCGCTGGGCTGCGCTCATAAGAAAAATATGGGAAACAGACCCTCTTATCTGCCGAGCCTGCGGAGGCTCGATGAAAATAATCTCCTTCATTGACGACTTTCCGGTTTACTGACGCACATCATACCCCCAGGTATGATGATGCCGTCAGTAATGCTCTGTGAGTAGGATCAAGAAAATCCTCACCCATCTGAACCTGTGGCATATCCCCTGCAATGAGCGCCCGCCGCCCGGGATGAGCGCGTATTCAGAAGATGAGCAAGCTGAGCGTACCCAGGGGGGCATCACTGATGCACAAATCGCAGATTTGGCATCAGTACATCTGCGCACCAAAGACCCCTATGCCGATTACTATTTCCTCGACGTGGTTCTCGGACGCAACTGAAGATATAAGGGGCAGTAAGGGCTCTGGTTCTGCGCGTACAGGATCGGGGTTTTCTGCTCGCTATTCCGCCTTTTTCCTCGCATCGACACACCGCTTCCCGGAATTCTTCTCTCTTTGCCCCCTTTTCGCCACCCTCCGCCGGAAAATTTCTAGACTTTTCCCGAAATTTCTTGTATAATTTCTTCGGAGGCCGGGGGGCGCCGAAATCTAAGTTCCTATAAATCTCACGTAACACCCCGAAAACTGAGGTGAAAATGGAAAGGCGGGCATGTTCAATTAAATCTCTAACATACACTGATTCATTGGTGTGGTTAACTTCCGCCTGTTGTTTCAGCCAGTCCCTTAAAGTGGGCTCAAGGCGAATGCCAGGAGTGGGGGAGCTTGGCCTCGGCTTCTTTTCTTTGTCTTTTTTGGAAGAAGGCTTGCCCGCGCTGCTGGGTTTCTTTATCTTAATGGGTTTCATAATATTCTCCCCTCTCTGCAATCTCTACAGGTGATTATCTCTTCCATGGGGGCCATGCTCACTCCTGCTGGGGAAACAAAGAGGAGCGGACCTGCCGCTCCTGTTACGTGCTATTGCTTACTCCTTTGCTTTACAGCAGTGTTATGAATTCTTCAACGGTCAACTTTGCCTGCCTGATTATAGATAGCAGTGTCTTGAGAGGAAGGATTCTGCTTCCGTGCACCGGGATACATACAATGGAGCCCCCAGCGGGATGAAGAAAGTAATGATGGCTCCCTCGGACATGAGAAAGCCGAAACCCTCCTCTAAGCAGAGCATTCTTTGTATCCTCCCCGCTTATTCTCGGGAGTCTGCTCATACTGCAATCTCCAGGTTAACCCACTCAAGGGAGCCCTGATCTTCTTTGACCGGGATTCCCTCTTTCTGTGCCGCTTCAATATACCCCATGATGGCTTCCCTTGTATTCGCCAGAGCTTCTTCCCTGGTGTCCCCATAAGTTGAGATATTATTGAGTGCCGGAACATAGGAGATGAAAACCTTATCCTCTTCATCCCATTCAAGCAGAACATTGAAGTGCTTTAACATGACATGCCCCTCCCAGCTTGCAGTATCATCACAATGTCTCAAGGTACAGCTCAATGGCTTCCCCGATATTCACCAGGGCTTCTTCAATGCTGTCCCCCTGGGTTTGACACCCCTTCAGTTCTGGGCAATAAGTATAATACCCATGAGAATCTTTCTCTATTACCACACTCACCTTATAGGCCATTGTGTAACCCCCCTCTTTCTGTGCCGCTTCAATATACCCCATGATGGCTTCCCCGGTATTTGCCAGGGAAGAGGCCCTGGCAAGCTCTGCCGAGTGCCGATCACTTCCATGATGGCACTGCATTGTCCTGCCTTGATTATATCACAAAAGAAAAGGAGCGGTCACTGCCGCCCCTCTGTTGCCGATGAGAGATCACCCCAAGGCTTATTACTGGGGAGGGCTTTTCAGGCTTTCCTTCCAGTCCTGCCGCCTGGCGTGCTCCATACCTGCAAGGAAGCCTGCGCGGTAAATGAAGAATTGTTCCTGCTCCTCCAGGTTCATCGTTGCCCTGTGGCAGAGCCCCTGGAGAGTGTCCCTCTCATTGGTCATCTCTTCACGTTTCATCTTCTCAATAGGGGCAAGGTAGAGCCTCCTTTGTTCCTCGCCATGCTCATAGAATTCCGAAAGTGAGTGCTCAATAAGTTCATTCAGTGCATCTTGTTTCTTAATCTCCTCAATGGCCTGCATGGTTCCCTCCTATTCCGACAGCACCGGCACGGGCTCACCGAAGAGCTCCTCATAGACATCGGGGTTATGCTCGAGGCAGAGCCTCTTCGCCTCATCGGCATCGATCACCTCAGCATGATCCCTCTCCCCCTGCCACTGAGTTCCATGGCACACATGGTGAAGACCTGACCTATGCGGACCTGAGCGGTGCGATCCTGACCCGTGCGACCCTGCAATATGTGAGCCTGACCAGTGCGAACCTGTCCAATGCGGACCTGGCCGATGCGGACCTGAGCGGTGCGAACCTGCAATATGCGATCCTGAGCTACGCGAACCTGAGCGGTGCCATAATGCCTAATGGCCAGCCTTATAATGGACCAGTGCCCGGCCCTCAGGGTTACGTGCCCACGCAGCTATAAGCGCAGCGCGGACACCGTCAAAGCACTCACGAGGATGGCTCTCCTGACATAGAAACGCCCATCCTTGAGCTTCCCCATTCCGAGGTGTCTCCCTGCGCTGCCGCAAGTGTGATTCCTGCCATCCCAGTGATCCAGGTTTTCGGTGTACTCCACCATGCCGATGGCCGCCCCATTCTCATCAACTGAAGATATAAGGGGCAGTAAGGGCTCTGGTTCTGCGCGTACAGGATCGGGGTTTTCTGCTCGCTATTCCGCCTTTTTCCTCGCATCGACACACCGCTTCCCGGAATTCTTCTCTCTTTGCCCCCTTTTCGCCACCCTTCGCCGGAAAATTTCCAGACTTTTCCCGAAATTTCTTGTATAATTTTTCCGGAGGCCGGGGGGCGCCGAAATCTAAGTTCCTATAAATAAACCACTCTGCTCCCTCCCGCAAGCTCGTCGAGTGCTTCGCTCCCGAGGGGGGATATCAGCGCGGTGGCCTTGAGGTTCGCCTTTATCTCTTCTCTGTTCATCTGGCAGCGTCCCGGTATCCCTCCTGTGGAATATGCTCTGCACTATAGCTTTTTCTCCCGCCCTCCAAAGTTCCTGCCGCGAGCTCGCTTCCTGTCCTCGCAAGGCCCGCACTGAAGCAGTCGAGGAACGCATTCGAAGCGCCGGCAAGATCTGCCCCGAAGCGCTCCTCAAAGGTTGTCGTGGCGGATCGCGCCGGTATTGACGATAATCCTCAATGCCTGTGGCGCGAATTTTTCAGATCAGATTCCTGAAAGGGCGCCTGTTAAGAGAGAGGGCGTTCAGTCAGGCATGGGGCATGAGCATCAGTGAATATGCAGCCGGCACAGGCGGGCAGGTAATAAGCCTGGATCCGAAGGCCCGGGCGGTCATATATATTTAACAGGAATCCGTAATTTCTTCATACTCTTGTCATAATCTGTCAGCATGAAAGTGCTATGCTTGTTCCATGAAGAAGGGCAGGCACCATGAACCATCCAGGAAAAAACTAAGAGACAGGGGCTACAAAATGCTCTTCTCCCATCCCGCGATGGTGGAGGACCTCATCAGGTCCTTTGTAAAAGAAGATTTCGTCAAAGAAATAGATTTCACCACTCTCAAGAAAGTGAATGCCTCCTATGTGTCGGAAGAGCTCCTGGAAAGGCAGACCGATATCATCTGGGAAGTGACCGTCAAGGGGAGCCCGGCCTATTTCTATATTCTGATCGAGTTCCAGTCAACAGTCCATAGATTTATGGCGCTTAGGATTCTCACTTACATTCTGCTGTTCTATCAGGACCTCATAAGGGCAAGGAAAGTGAAGCGGGGCATGCTGCCGTCAGTTTTTCCGGTGCTGCTCTATAGTGGAGGAAGGGCGTGGAATGCCCCTTTGAACATAAGAGAGCTGATTGAGAGGCCCTTTGGAACCATGAGCCCTTATACGCCGGTCTTTTCCTATTACAAGATTGCGGAGAATGAGTTCTCCAGGGAAAGCCTCAGGGAGCTTGACACCATAGTCTCCCAGTTATTTCTGATTGAGACGGCAGGCGAAAGAGAATTGGCGAAAATCATAAGAGATGCTATAATAGTATTCAGGAGAGAGGTAAACCCGGAGCTGCAGAGGGACTTCGGGATATGGCTGAGAAGAATGCTTCGCGCGAAAAATATCACTTTGGATACCGCTGCGCTGGAAGAAAGGTCGGTGAGCCCCATGCTTGA encodes:
- a CDS encoding transposase; the encoded protein is MPRNLRASPLYQLVEDHYEAFEGCYDERYQGKYGFWRPVVKDVFLRYLDCGCLHGGFARIRCEDCGDEYLLPYSCKCRCFCPSCSQRRALELGESLTEEIIDAQVPIRTSTFTIPKMLRIYFMFDHKLYPRLCQCAFETVKELFQAALGREDVVPGMVIGIHTWGSFVNTHPHLHGMLCQGCYDKEGNFHPLPDAFDEKKSEKLFMHKVFKMLLVEDKINESVIENLMSWHNSGFNVHFSDVLYPDDRENREKAARYLVRAPISLSKMSYKRDEGKVVYGNQGGEKRVFEALDFLALVSSHIPDRFENRILYYGYWSKKSRGLRKKREEELSAKELTVAEPSLSSRICRRRWAALIRKIWETDPLICRACGGSMKIISFIDDFPVY
- a CDS encoding type II toxin-antitoxin system HicA family toxin, with amino-acid sequence MSRLPRISGEDTKNALLRGGFRLSHVRGSHHYFLHPAGGSIVCIPVHGSRILPLKTLLSIIRQAKLTVEEFITLL
- a CDS encoding type II toxin-antitoxin system HicB family antitoxin, which produces MSCTLRHCDDTASWEGHVMLKHFNVLLEWDEEDKVFISYVPALNNISTYGDTREEALANTREAIMGYIEAAQKEGIPVKEDQGSLEWVNLEIAV
- a CDS encoding type II toxin-antitoxin system HicB family antitoxin, with the translated sequence MAYKVSVVIEKDSHGYYTYCPELKGCQTQGDSIEEALVNIGEAIELYLETL
- a CDS encoding Rpn family recombination-promoting nuclease/putative transposase, translated to MKKGRHHEPSRKKLRDRGYKMLFSHPAMVEDLIRSFVKEDFVKEIDFTTLKKVNASYVSEELLERQTDIIWEVTVKGSPAYFYILIEFQSTVHRFMALRILTYILLFYQDLIRARKVKRGMLPSVFPVLLYSGGRAWNAPLNIRELIERPFGTMSPYTPVFSYYKIAENEFSRESLRELDTIVSQLFLIETAGERELAKIIRDAIIVFRREVNPELQRDFGIWLRRMLRAKNITLDTAALEERSVSPMLEETLEKYEKKLLRKGKREGMREGMREGMREGMREGMREGKLEGLREGLLKGKLEDARMMKQKGFDSETISEITGLSREQIEKLPSSS